CTGGAAGGAAGCCGGCCGTAAATCCTATTTAGTCCTGTATATGATGTTGGGGCCGCCTTATGCCAAGCAGGATGCCCGGCGGGGACGTTCCTGCCGGACGATGCGGTATGAAGTTCTTATCAACGGCCATTCTTTGGGCGTGACAGATCGATACTTCTCCTTTTTCCGCTCCGATCAGAAGTTGGAGGAAATCACGCTGGAAGTCCCTCCGCGTCTCGTGAAGAGGGGTAAAAACCATTTAACCATCCGCAACCATGACCATTGTTTTCATCTTTTGCTGGTGAAGGCGGAATGGCATGAGGAACCCCTTCAGGACGCCCTGTTCGGCGTTCGTTTACCGGAGCTTGTTTTGCCGCGCGGATACTACACCGGCTTCGACACCAATGTGGTGGCGCCTGAAAATGCGGCAGAATTCAAGCGCCTGCTTGTCGATATCAGCGATGGTCAGCACTGCAACTATGTCCTGCTCCGCCCGGAGGGAAGTTTGATTCATGCCGTGGATCTGGACGAGTGGGTCCGCATCTTCACGCAGAAGGGAATCCATTTCAGCTATCTGTTCGATGAGATGGAGGGAACCCGCCGCTTGCAGGAGAAAGCCGGTCCACTTTTCCTGGGGCACTTCTCCCATGAGATTTCCCATTGTCCGCACCAATATGCCTCAGGCCAGATCAGGAATGAAAATCAGCCGACCATGCGGACCGCCCATGAAAACTACATGCGCTACGCGCGTTGGCTGGTTCGCTACATCAAACAGGCCAGTCCCCAGACCCAAGTGACTGTCGGCGAGTCCCAGTTATTAGCCGCTTTGAATTACCAGGCCGGAGTGGACCGGGTGCTTCCTCAAGTAAATTGGGGTGTGCATAATGGAATCCTGCTGGCCGAGGCGCGGGGTGCAAATGGCACCTTCAAAAAAGAGGGATTCGGGGTTCATTTTGCTGGCGGATGCCTCAACTTCCCGCCGTCACTGGCGACGGAGCGGCTTTATCAGGTCTCGCTCCATACCTGTTACCTGCACGGCGTCAAGCACCTCTACGACGAAGAAAGCGCCCTTGCGATGATTCATGGGATCAGGCCCTATTCGAAACATAGCCGGTTTTGCCGCGGACGCCGGGCCCTTTTGGCTCGCTACAACCGGTTCTTGTCACAGCACGGTGACCCGGGAACACCGGAGGTCCCATTGGCCATGATGACCGGGCGATATGAATTCCCTTTCCCGACCTCGTTCCCGAAGATCGGCGAACAAAAGGTCTGGCAGAATTTCGGGGGAACGGACGCAGCGTGGCATCCTTCCGATCCGGAGGCAGGCTGGAAATTGCTTCGGGTCTTACTGCCAGGCGCTCTGATTCCGGACTTTCCGGCCGAAAGCGAGGATGTCCGCCTTTGGCATTCCGGAACGCCACTGGGCCAGTTTGATATTATTTCCAGCACCTCCCCGGCGCAGTCCTGGCGGAAATACCGGACGATTATTTTCCCCGGATGGAACTCCATGGAGGCGCCGCTTTATCGCAAGTTGCTGACTTTTGTCAAAAGTGGAGGAACCCTCCTGATGACCGCTCCGCAACTCTCCACGCGTGTGGATCGCGAATACCTGCGCGAGATGGCTCATCCGGAATGGATTTTCGGAGGTGAAGTGCAGGAACTTTTTGGAGTAAAACTGCTCAAGCAGGGAGGCTTCGCCCAGGAAGTGCGTGGCGATGAGGATAATATCCTGCTGCCGAAATTGATCCGGCTGAGCGCGAAAATCAATAATACCCGCCTCAAACTAGCGGGGGCACAGGTTCTTGCGCGGGACCAACGAGGGCAACCGGTTCTCGTAGAAAATCGAGTAGGCAAAGGAGTCGCCCGTTTGCTGACGTTGCAGGCGTTCCCGGGGTCGCCCGGCTTGCAGCCATTGATGGCAGAACTATGCAAATCCCTTGCAACGGAAGCGCGCGGGAAGATCTGGGTGGAGGACCCCTCGACCGACGTCGCCTGGTATCTTTTCCGGAAGGAAGGTCACCAGCATTTATGGCTCTTGAATACGGATTGGACCACTGCGGGAAATGTCAAGAATGTGCAGATTCATGCAGGCAGTCGGCTCTGGCCTGTGACGGTTCTGCAGGGCGAACCGATGTGCGTTCAGATCGATTAAATTAAAACAAGAAAGAGAGACAGTTGAAACTGACTAAAATTGTGAACCTAGGCAATGTTAAGGGAGGATTCGTGTCAACCGCGACATTCACACGGGTGGTATGCGTTGTGCTTTCGTTGGTCTGCTTATTTCCAGGGGCGGTGCCTGGAATGAATGGGGACAATGAAATCGTATCGAAGACGAATAGCCCCTTAGATACCCTGGCGCAAGCGAAAATCTCCTCCCTTCCCCAAGGGGCGCGGATCGCCATTGTGGGAGATTCGATTACTTACGGCCATCTCTATAGCAGGGTTATCGAAGCCTATCTGGTGGCGTGTGCCGGGCGTAAGGATCTCAGTTTTTACACCTACGGCTGGTCCGGTGCGACGTGGCTGACATCAGTCGGCATGAATCGTGATATTTCATTGTTCAAGCCGACATGGGTCACATTAGCTTTTGGAATGAATGACGGCTTTTACAAACCGTTCAGTGACTACACCCGCGTCAATTATGAGCGAAGCTTGAGGCAGTCGCTGCAGGTGTTGCGGGAGCAAGGCGTGCAGTCCATTGTCGTCGCTTCTCCGGGCGCGGTGGATACGAAGTTCTATTCTCGGCCCATCCCGGACTTGCAGGGGTCGACTAACGTAGCCGAGGTCTATAATTCGACATTGGGTTCGCTCACCGAACTTGGACGGTCTCTGGCGGCAGAGCTTCGGTGTTCGTTTGTTGATTTGCACACCCCCATGATGGAGACCATGAAGCGGGCGAAATCATCACTCGGCGATGATTACGATGTCTGTGGCCGCGATGGCGTGCACCCCCGGGCCAATGGCGGCCTCATCATGGCGTACGCGTTCCTCAAGGCCCTGGGGTGTGACGGGACAATCGGCGATATTACCATTGATCTGAAGGGGAAAGCGGAGGCATCCGAAGGTCATGTCATCTGCCAGAGTGCGACAAGCAAGGTGGAAATCGCCAGTTCGCGCTATCCTTTTTGCTTTGACCCGGATCCGAAATCACCAACCAGCACGCGCAGCATCCTGCCGTTTATACCGTTCAACCGGGATCTGAATCGCCTGACCCTTCGGGTGAAGAATCTCGACACCCAGCGGGCGAGGATTATCTGGGGAGGTGAGGCGAGGGAATTCGAAAGGGTCAATCTTGAGGCGGGAATCAATCTTGTGGAGGAATTTTCCAAGACGCCCTTCGACGTGGAATTTCAGCGGTTCCTTTCAGCAATATACGCCAAGCAGGAAACTGAAAACCACGCGATTCAAAAGTACATATCGGGCTGTTGGCTCAATTCAGTGGATTTGGAAAAGCTGGAAAAGGATGCAGCGGTGCAGCAAGCGCTGACGCAACTCAAGATTTCACTCATGAATTATCATGATCGTATGGAGCGGGAAACCTACCTGGCGCTTCCTGTCATTAAGCACACCATCGAAGTCCAATCGATTCGGTGAATGAGGGATTAGCCATATGGACGAACAGGATAAGCTGAAAACCGAGCATGCCGTCAATCCGTTGGGGATCGATGTCCTGCCTCGCTTTTCGTGGTCGCAGGATGGGGCAGGGGGCCAGCGTGCGTATCGTCTTCTAGCCGCCAGTGATGAGGGGCTATTGCGTCGTCGTGAGCAGGTCGATGTCTGGGACAGCGGGCGGGTGGAGCGTCCGGATTCGTGCTTCGTCCCCTATGGCGGTAAAACGCTCAAATCCGGGCAACGGGTGTACTGGCAGGTTCAGACCTGGAATGAACAGGGCCTGCACCGGGTCAGCGAAATCGCCTGGTTCGAGATGGGCCTGCTGTCGGCCTCTGATTGGCAGGGCGTATTTATGGCGCCCAAATATTGCGGAACGGGGGGGCGCGGCTATCACAGTGCGGTTTTGAAGGCAGATCAAGCGGGTGAGTTCTGGGTGCAGATTGATCTGGGGCGGAATGAAACGTTCGATCGTATTGTCCTGTTTCCCTGTTATTACCGGGAACAAGGTGAGTCGGCAGGGCCTGGATTTGGCTTTCCGGTATCGTTCCGCATCGAAACTTCTGATCACATGGATGGATCGGCCGCACGATTGGTATACATGACAGACCAGGACATCGCCAACCCAGGGCTCAATCCTGTTGAAGTCAGGCCATTAGTCCCGGCTCAGGGGCGTTTTGTGCGGTTGACGGTGATCACGCCTTTCAACGCCGGAAAAGGAGCGCGATTACTGGCACTGGATGAGTTCCAGATTTTCATGGGCGGCACGAATTTGGCGCTCGGTAAGTCGGTATCCGTGTCCAATCAACTGGTGTCCAGCGTCCGTGCCGGGACCTATGACTGGCATGCCGATTGCCTGACCGACGGGATCATTCATGTCGATGAACCACGGCATAACCAGGGGGACGGGAATCTTCTGCGACGCCTGGTTGAAATCAATAAGCCCATTGTCCGGGCCCGTGTGTATGTCGGAAGCAGGGGATGGTATGAGTTGCGGTTCAACCAGCAGAAGGCGGGTGATGCCGTGCTGGATTCCGCGTGGACATCATTTGAAAAGCGCGTCCTCTATTCCGTATGGGATGTGACGGATCTCTTGAAACAAGGTGTCAATGTCGTGACCCTTCTGCTGGGCAGCGGTTGGAGCTGGCAGCCAGCGGTGATCCTGCAACTGCAGGTGGATCATCCGGACGGGTCACAAACGGTTCTCTGCAGTGACGATCGATGGCGGGTACTGCAAAGTCCCGTTATTGAAAGTCACGTGTATCATGGGGAGACCTATGATGCCCGGCTTGAACGGTCGGAGATTTTCGATTCGAAATTCGATGATTCGGATCGGCCTCAGGCGTTGACCTTTCCAGAATATCGTCCTGCGCTTTCAGCCCAGATGCAGCCCCCCATTCGTGTGGCGGAAACGGTGGCGCCGGTGGCCGTGTGTGAACCCCAAAAAGGGGTCTGGGTATTTGATCTGGGGCAGAACATTGCCGGTTGGGTGCGATTGCGGGTGAAAGGGGGGGCTGGCCAGCAAATCACGCTCCGTTTTGCGGAGTGCATTTTTGATGATGGCACGGTCTGGACGGATGAAGCGCAGACGAAGGCCCGGCAGGCAGGGCGCTTGCAGGCTGTGGACGGCATGCTCAATACAGCCAACAACCGCTCGGCCCGGGTAACGGATCGCTATATTTGCGCCGGGGGCGCAAGGGAAGAAATCTGGGAGCCCCGTTTTACCTATCACGGGTTCCGCTTTGTTGAAATGACCGGTTATGCCGGCCGGCCGGATCTCAACATGATTGAAGGGCGGGTCGTGCATACCGACGTTGCTTCCATCGGACAGTTCGAGTGCTCCAACGAGGTCCTCAACTGGGCACAACAGGCAAGCCGGTGGACGCTGCTCAATAACCTGCACAGTTTGCCGACGGACTGCTGTCAGCGTGATGAGCGACAGGGTTGGATGGCGGATGCGCATCTCGTCTGCGAGGCGATGCTGTGTAATTTCGATGCTGCGTCGACCTATGGCAAATGGCTCCAGGATATACGTGACGACCAGCGTGCGGATGGGGCAGTGGGCGACACTACGCCGTATACGCTGGCCCGGATGGGGGGGGATGTCGCGTGGGGTTGCGCCACCATTCTGGTGCCGTGGGAGGTATATCTCCATACAGGAGATATACGGGTCTTGGAGCAACATTGGGATAGCATGCGGCGCTACATGGAATTTCTCGACCGGTCGTATCCGACGCGTTTCGTTGATAATTCCATTTTTGGTGGGGACTGGCTGGCGATTGAGGAAACACCGCATCAACTGACGCATACCGGATTTTTACTGCTGAGTGCCCGGACCACGGCGCGGGTTGCCAGGATTCTCGGACAGCCTGTCGAAGCTGAACGCTGGAAAAAAATGGAACGGGAAACAAGGACTGTATTTCATCAAAGCTTTTTTGATCCAGCGACCAGCCAATATGGAAATGCGAAACAGTTCTCCCAAACCAAACTGGGTTTGGATGCAAATGATAACCCCAAAAATATGGACGGGGCGGGCAGTAGCCAGTTTGCCAATAGCTTTGCCTTGTATCTGGGCGTGGTTCCGGAAAATCTGCGCAGTGCCGTTTTTGCTAAACTGGTGGCGAACATCGAATCGCGGCTGAGACATTTAAGCACCGGTGTTCTGGGTACCAAATATTTACTGGAAACGCTTGGAGAAGAAGGCCGGGCGGACCTGGCGCTGGCCGTGATCACCGCGCCCGACTTTCCGGGCTATGGTTATATGCGAGCCCATCAGGCGACCACGCTCTGGGAACATTGGTCGCTTAAAACCGGCAGCGGCATGAATTCACATGATCATCCCTGGATGGCAAGCGTCTCGGCTTGGATGCTGAAATACCTGGCGGGCCTACGGCCAGCTGCGGAACAGCCCGGATTTGGGCAGATCTGCTTTAGGCCGCAGTTTCCGCAAGGGTTGCAGTTTGCCAGTGGGAAGATTGAGACGCGGCAGGGCCTGGTCAGTGCTTCCTGGCGGCGGCGCGATGAGACTGTGCGCCTGGAGTTGCGAGTGCCGGCTGGCTGTTCGGGAAATCTGTCGCTGCCTTCGGGGTGGCGTCTGCAAACTCCTAAAGGGGACCCGTCAGGAAAAATCACATCAGCCATTCATGCTGACAGCATTTCGCTCTCAGGCGGAACGTACACAATGTTATTGGAACAAATAACGAGTTGAAATGATGAGCGGTTTGTTTGCTTATGAAAAAATTTGATCTTAAAATTCGCGCCGTTCAGCTCGATCTGGCCCGGCAGATGGAAACCCTCGATTTCATCAAGGGCTTTATTGATTTCATCGCGGTGAATGGTTACAACACCTTGGCGCTTTACCTGGAAGGACGGATCAGAACGCCGACTTTCCCGTTTCCGTCTGATGCGGAAAGTTATTCGGTGGAACAGATGAAGGAGATTGTCCGCTATGCCGGAGTAAGAAATATTGAGATCATTCCGGTCGTTTCAGCAATGGGACATGCCGAATTATTTCTCAAGCATTCAAGCCTGGAATCCCTGGCGGAAAACAGGGGGGAATTCAAGGGTCGTTTCGGCTCCAGTTTTAAACAGGTCTTCTGTCCTTCCCTGGAAGCAACCTACACGTTTCTGGAAGCATATTTCACTGAAATCTGCGAGCTTTTCCCCTCGAAGTACTTTCATGCCGGCTGTGACGAAAGTTGGGATATCGGGTGCTGTGATCTTTGTCGCGCCCGGTTACAAAACGGCGAAACACAAGCGGATCTTTTTGCGAAGCACCTTTTGGCGGTTCGTCGCATTGTTACGGGAAAACTGGGCAAGCGGATGATTGTCTGGGACGATATGTTCGAGTATTACCCGCAGGCGCTGGAAGCGTTGCCGCGCGACGTTATCATGGCCTGCTGGCAATATCAGCCAGCGGTGGAAAAGGCCAAGGGGCATTTCAATAATCGGGCTGTGGTCGATTCGCTTACCCATTATGACCGGCTTGGATTCGATTATTTCATCTGCCCGGCCGATGAGTACACGATTCACAATGTCGAGAGCTTCACCGAATATGGTGCCAACCACCATCCTTTGGGCGGGTGGATGACCATCTGGTCAAAACGGATAACGTTCATGTTGCAAAGTATGCCGGCCATCGCCTATACCGGCCGCTTGTGGGCGTCCGGGGTAAGTGGCAACTACGATGAGTTGCTTCAAGGAGTTGTAAAGGACATCTTCGGCATAAATGATAAACCGTTTTATCAGGCTATTCGGGCGGTTTGCGGCATGGAGCTTTATCAGGAACGCTGTACTAGTTTGAATGCTTATCTGACATGTCATGAAAATGATGCCGATTACTGCCGCCCGCGTCTGGTGGATATGTTGCTGACGGTACTGCCTGGATATATTGATAAAGTTAAGGGGAACTCCCGCGATATTGTGGGAGAAATCATGCTCTCATTGCGCAGTGAGCAAATCAGTCATGAACTGCAAGAACTACTGCCAAAGTTCTTTAAAGGTAACACCGGTCAACCGGAACTGATTGTAAAGCTGGATTCAATTATTTCAAGGATTGAGGGCGTAGGCCGGGACCGTGTGGCCATGTGGCAGCGGGTACGACCTGATATTTCGCCTGCTGACATGGTGTCTGTCTATGCCCGATATTGCAAGGAGATGCGGGAAGTGCCTGCCGTGGTGGCAAAACATGGCTATTTGAAGGTTCACTTCATGTTGCCGGATCAGTATTCAGCCCAGACAACCAGGGTTTTCATCCAATATTCCGGTGTGACTGAATGGGAACAAATCGGGGTTGGTGTTTTTAAGGGAAATAAAGCAGCCGATTGTTTCTATTCCCGGATCTTCTGGATAGCCAAAGACAGAATTCCCACAAGCCTCAAAATAGAAACGTCCGGATTTGGGGGGCAAGGTTTTACCTATTTTGAAGCTGAAAACAGCAAGGGTCGTTTTACCCCCTGCCGGGTAAGCCGCATTTCAGGCAACGTGTCGGAGCCTGAGAATCTCTTGTGCCACGACTGGCAATGGTCCTTTGCCGGTAATCGAAACACTTTGGAATCAGTGTTGAACCCGGACATCGCCAACGCTACTCACAGTTTTGAAGTCGATCTTAGCTGTAAACCGTGAACGAAATTCCTGCTGTAAGTATTTTATCATTGCCGCTTGCCATAATGCGTTCAGCGATAATTGGCCAATATTAACAATTGCATTAATATCATGCATTGGTATTATATATACCACTGTTAGGAATAACTCCAAATTGATTCTAAGAGGAACAAAGTTATGAATGAGAAGTATGATTTAGCCGTGTTGGGGCTGGGTGGCATGGGGGATACGCATGTGGGTGCGGCGAAGGCGTCTCCGTATGTGCGGACCATTTATGGTTACGAGCCGGATGCTACGAGAGCCGCGCTGCGGGGCAAGGAGCTCGGCGTTAAGGCCACGTCTGATCTGGATTCCATTTTGAACAATCCTGAAATCAAACTCGTCACCATTGCCGCCATCAATCCTGTTCATGCTGAATTGGCCATTAAGGCGCTCCGGGCTGGGAAGGCGGTCATGTGCGAAAAGCCGATGGCTGAAACTCTGGAGGGGGCGAAGGAGATGATTCAGGTTGAAAAGGAGACGGGTAAATTCCTCCAGATCGGCTTTGAGCTGCGTTACTCGAAAATTTACATGAAGGCCAGGGAATGGATTGATCAGGGAGTGATTGGGAAAGTGGTGAATAGTCAGTGCCGTTACTACTGCAGTGAATTTCATTCCAAAAACACCTGGCGCAGTAACAGCAAGGGAACCCTGATCGGGGAGAAGCTTTCCCATTACCTGGATTTACAGCGTTGGTTTACGGGCAGTCCCGTCGAAGAGGTGTTTTCAATGGCCGCTCCCAATGTTGTTCCTTATTTCAACCATTCCGACAACCACCAGATCAGCATGCGCTTTCAAAACGGGGCCATCTCAAATCTGAATTTTGCCATGTATATTGCGGAATCGGATCACCGCGATCCGCTGCTCGAAATGTTGGAGAAGCAATCCGATGATGGCCATTACCTGCAATACCACATTTTCGGGACAAAAGGTGCGATCGAAACTGATGTGTTCCGCCGCCGAATCCGCCGTTGGGAATTCACTGATAGTCCGGAGCGGTTGGTTAGCAAAATGGCTGAGACGATCACGTACAAGCCCAGTGATGACAACGCTTGGATCCACAACACGCATGGGCAGAATATCAGGATTGCCGAGCTGGTGGCAAAAGGGTTACCTCCGGAAAATCCCGCCGCGGATTCCTTTGAGACGATGAGGGCCGGCTTTGCCGCAGAGATATCAGAACGGGAACACCGGATCGTCAAAATGAGCGAGTTGTAAGCCGAAAGAAAAGAATTTGAACAGAAGCACGCAAAGATCGCAAAGGGGTAAATGAGCCCTATTCCTAACAAGACGATGAAGACATTTCCCGGCTATCCGCAGGATCTTTCGGCAGGTGAAATTGACCGCCGGTTCCGGAAGGTGCTTGGGGACTTCGAAGTAGCTTCGGTCCCTTTGAAACTTAAAGTTACAGAAGAACTTCAGCTTAAAGGCGGGATTATCAGGCAGCGGGTGGAATACGACGTGGACAAAGGTGAACGCGTTTCCGCCTACCATCTCTTCAAGAAGGGCCTGCCTCAAAATGCCCCCGGAGTCTTGTCCATCCACGGACATGGCGGCGATGACATTTTTCCGGTAGGCAAGGCGTTCCACTGCCATCCTGTAAAAGATGATCCGCTCCAATACAGTTATCATGCAGCATTAGCCGGGTTCAGAGTCCTGGCTCCGGATGCCCTTTGTTTTGGCGAGCGTCAGGCCAAATGGGGCTACTCCACGAAATTCTTCGACGAAATCGCCGCGCATGCTGAACTGACTGGTCAGGGGAAAAGCCTGGCTTGGAAATCCGTATGGGATAATTCACGCGCCTTGGAAGCGCTGGAGAAGCTCGGGGCCCGTTCCCTGGGGGCCATCGGCTGGTCGGGTGGCAGTACGCAGGCGTATATTCTTGCCTCGGTGAACAAGAAGGTCGAGGCAACGGCGTGCTTCTTCAGCTTCATGACACTGCGGCATCAGTTCGGGCAGTACCGCTGCTGTCATTGTTTGTATCACTATATTCCGGGAATGATGAAGGCTGGCATCGACTGGGATCAGGTGGTGTCCCTCATTCCGCCCCGGAAGATCTTCCTGGGCTGGGGGGCGCTGGATGCAGGTTCGCCGGAAATCATGTACCGGAGTTTCGTCAGCGCCATTCAGAAACGGGTCAAGAACAAGTCTTCTGATAAATGCCTTTCCCTCCACGAAGAAGCCGGGAAAGGTCACGAGATCACTCTGCCCATGCTGGACAATGCCTTCCGGTTTTTGCAGATTCATTTGAATAAAGAAAGCGGCGATGTGTAAATGAAGAAAATCCGATATATTTTCCCGAAGACGACTAATTTCCGGGAGACACGGCCGGGGCTATGCTGGGAGCACATGTATGGCTGGATGGAAGGATACGGGATGCTCTTTGACCCCGCGGTCTTTTCGCTGACAGGCATTGTCCCGGAATGGGAGAACGGCTGGAATAAGAAAAGCGCGGCCGGTGATTTTGTCATCACTCCCTGCGCGCAAGCGTCGGAGCTTTTTGAAAACCTGAAAATCCCCGGACTCTATGTCCGTCCTGCAATAATCCCGGGGATACGGACCCATTCGCGCAAATCCGAAAAAGAGAAACTGACGACGCCTGCAGGTCAGCTGTTCTATCCTTTCGATCTCCTTTACGACACCTACGCGGGGGAGGATGCAAACTGGATTCTCGGTGAGAATCCGGCGATTAAAAAACTTGGAAAATCCATGGCGGTTAGTTTTGAACTCTTTGCCATGTTCGGCTATTTCCGGAATGAGATGCCCGAGGAGATACTCATAAAAGGCGCTGATATTGTGGCAAGTTTGTTGGAGCAATGTGAGGTTTCTTCTGCAAAGCCCGCGCGTGGCGCGTTTCCTCGCGAGCTTCGCCTCGATTGCCAGGCATACGGAGTTAACCGTTTGTTACTGCAGTGGTTCCTGGAGATAAAAGGACAGAGCCGTGATGCCGTAAGGATTGCGGATGCATTCTTTCTAAAGGCGATGGCGGCTATCCAATCCGACAGGGCAAAGGATGCGACCCTTCATTTGCGGCAGGCCTTTGTGCATTTGGCTAAACTGAGAAAAGAATTTTCAAAAATGGATGTTCTTTTTCTGGAATACCCGCATCTTGGGATTCTCTTTAAGGATAAGGGGTTCTTTGAACTTGAATGGCCGCACTACTCCAGGGAAATGCTCCTTTCGTATTTCGAGCAGATTGAAAAGCACGGTTACAAGGTCAGCCTCGAGGGTGGCGCCGCCTGCTGGGAAAATCTCGCTACGCGTTATCCGCGCCTGGGAGAAACGGTCGCGAAGCTCTGGAAAAAGGGAACGATCGAATTGACGAACGGAACCTATTCTCTTCCTTATGCGCTGATGTCATCGCTCGCGCTACAATTCTGGCAGTTCAAAAAGGGCAATGAAACCTTTGCAAGGGTTTTTGGGAAGACCCCGTCCGTCTATCAGTGCCAGGAAAACTCCCTAACGCCCCAGATGCCGGAACTCCTCAGACATTTCGGGTATCAACGCGCGCTCCACATCACCCAGAACCACGGGGAGGCGCCGGCCGAAAACACGGATTTCATTAATTGGGAAAGTCCGGCCGGACACGGCATCATATCCATGACCGCACGCCATCCGGCCCTCTCCCGGAAAGGCAATAACTACTTCCTGGATTTGCCCCTGATCCATGACGAATACGGCAGGTGTGAAAAATCCCTCAACTATGTGAGCTTTCAGGATCTCGGCTATGTCCCCTTCAGGATCCACATGATCAGGGCTCACCAGTATGCGCCCGTTTGGGGCAGTTATGAGCTCGATCGGGAGCGCTTCAAGTTGGCTCCGGAAAATGCTCCTGTCAAAAGCTATACGGCAGATTCCTACAAGCTATCTGAAAAATTCTTTTATCCGAACGAGACGAATTTGAATCCGTTCAGCCATTATGAAAATATCCAGGCATTGTCTGCGCGGTTGCGGCAGTTGCGACTCGCAGGGTGCGCCAGCGGGCAGCGTGACGAGGCCTATCGGATCCTCGACCAATGTGTTGGCCAGCTTTGTCTTCTGGAGGCGCATGATTGTTCCTATGTCCAGGGACAGCGCCGTGGTGAGTTCCATGCCAGTAATAACAATGAAGTCCCTCCTTACTCCCGTGAGACTCTCACCCAGAAACTCGCGGAAATCACTTCGGATGCCGTAGCAGAACTTGATAAGGCCGATAAATTACTGTTTGCAGGTAAGTCTACGTCAAAGCTTTTCAATGCCGCCGAAGTCCCGCTTGCCTTCGGAAGAATTCGCGCACCGGAATCATATCGTGGCGCGAATACGGTAAAGCAGGGTGCCGATCTTTACGCCGTTGGCCCTTTCCCTGCATTTTCATCGAGTGACCCCGCGGCAGCTAACAAACGTGCCAGTGGACCACAAGGGGCATTCGACAACGGTCTTTGGCGGCTCGAAATCGACAAGCAGG
This genomic interval from bacterium contains the following:
- a CDS encoding family 20 glycosylhydrolase, coding for MKKFDLKIRAVQLDLARQMETLDFIKGFIDFIAVNGYNTLALYLEGRIRTPTFPFPSDAESYSVEQMKEIVRYAGVRNIEIIPVVSAMGHAELFLKHSSLESLAENRGEFKGRFGSSFKQVFCPSLEATYTFLEAYFTEICELFPSKYFHAGCDESWDIGCCDLCRARLQNGETQADLFAKHLLAVRRIVTGKLGKRMIVWDDMFEYYPQALEALPRDVIMACWQYQPAVEKAKGHFNNRAVVDSLTHYDRLGFDYFICPADEYTIHNVESFTEYGANHHPLGGWMTIWSKRITFMLQSMPAIAYTGRLWASGVSGNYDELLQGVVKDIFGINDKPFYQAIRAVCGMELYQERCTSLNAYLTCHENDADYCRPRLVDMLLTVLPGYIDKVKGNSRDIVGEIMLSLRSEQISHELQELLPKFFKGNTGQPELIVKLDSIISRIEGVGRDRVAMWQRVRPDISPADMVSVYARYCKEMREVPAVVAKHGYLKVHFMLPDQYSAQTTRVFIQYSGVTEWEQIGVGVFKGNKAADCFYSRIFWIAKDRIPTSLKIETSGFGGQGFTYFEAENSKGRFTPCRVSRISGNVSEPENLLCHDWQWSFAGNRNTLESVLNPDIANATHSFEVDLSCKP
- a CDS encoding Gfo/Idh/MocA family oxidoreductase, which translates into the protein MNEKYDLAVLGLGGMGDTHVGAAKASPYVRTIYGYEPDATRAALRGKELGVKATSDLDSILNNPEIKLVTIAAINPVHAELAIKALRAGKAVMCEKPMAETLEGAKEMIQVEKETGKFLQIGFELRYSKIYMKAREWIDQGVIGKVVNSQCRYYCSEFHSKNTWRSNSKGTLIGEKLSHYLDLQRWFTGSPVEEVFSMAAPNVVPYFNHSDNHQISMRFQNGAISNLNFAMYIAESDHRDPLLEMLEKQSDDGHYLQYHIFGTKGAIETDVFRRRIRRWEFTDSPERLVSKMAETITYKPSDDNAWIHNTHGQNIRIAELVAKGLPPENPAADSFETMRAGFAAEISEREHRIVKMSEL